DNA sequence from the Thermoanaerobaculia bacterium genome:
CGCAACGAGGGGACCGGCGCGGTCGTGGAGCAGCTGGAGGCCCATCGCCGATGGCTCGCCGCGTCGGGAGAGGCGCGCCAACGGCGGCTGCGCCGCTCGCGCGCGCGGCTGCGCGCGCTGCTGGAAGCGCGATTCTTCCGCGCGGTCGAGAACGACGCCCACAATCCGCGGGGGCTCGAGGATTTCGTGGCCCGCTTGACCGACCGATCGGTCGACCCCTATTCTGCCACCGAGGAGCTCTTTCGGAGGATCGCCGGCCCGTGATCAAGAAGCTCGAGCACATCGGCATCGCGGTCCGCTCGCTCGACGAGGCGCTGCCGGTCTGGCGCGCCCTCGGGCTCGAGGAAGCGGGACGAGAGGAAGTCGCGGGACAGAAGGTGCGCACCGCGTTCCTTCCCGCCGGCGAGCCTTCGATCGAGCTCATGGAGCCGACGGCCGACGACTCGCCGATCGCCGGCTTCCTCGCCCGCCGGGGCCCGGGGATTCATCATCTCTGCTTCGCGGTCGACGACATCGAGAAGATGCTGGACGAGCTGGCGCGCGCGGGCTATCGCCTCGTCCATCGCGCTCCCGTTCCCGGAGCGCGGGGAAAGAAAGTCGCGTTCCTCCATCCGGAGGCGGGGCACGGCGTGCTGATCGAGCTGTCCCAGGAGGACGAGCCGTGAGGAACGACGCCTACGTCGTCATCTACCTCCATTCGCCCCGCGAGAGGTGGTGGGGGATGCTGCGTTCCGTCACGCCCGCGGGAGCGACGATTCGCGGCCTTTCGCTCGATTCGTTCGAGCCCTGGGCGCGCTCGGTCGCCCGCCGCGAAGACGCGGGGATCGCGCCGACGACCGTGTTCTTCCCGATTCAGCGGATCGAGCGGATCGACGAGGACGAATCGACGCTCTCGTTCGCGTCGCACGCGGACCGTTTCCGCGAGTGGACGGGCGAGGACGTGAAGCTGCATCTGGTGCCCGAAATCGGCGAAACGCAATAGGGGGCGCGGCGATACATCGAGCGAATACGGGACGATCCCGTCCCGCCGCCGGCCTTAACG
Encoded proteins:
- the mce gene encoding methylmalonyl-CoA epimerase, with the translated sequence MIKKLEHIGIAVRSLDEALPVWRALGLEEAGREEVAGQKVRTAFLPAGEPSIELMEPTADDSPIAGFLARRGPGIHHLCFAVDDIEKMLDELARAGYRLVHRAPVPGARGKKVAFLHPEAGHGVLIELSQEDEP